In Malus sylvestris chromosome 16, drMalSylv7.2, whole genome shotgun sequence, the following are encoded in one genomic region:
- the LOC126606855 gene encoding uncharacterized protein LOC126606855 isoform X1 → MELSFTQGRWNYDRWGAFDPVASNNAKPPGVELWAVFDVPHEQVDDSWKNLTHALSGLFCASINFLESSTTFSAPEWGYRPAAGSLRYGTLPREAVCTENLTPWLKLLPCRDKAGLSVLMDRPSIYKGFYHSQQLRLASSEIESEGVGLGIVLQQTLTVVVEPNSQRSAITYSHETKLQPSWSLTSIFGRKVSGRCVLAKSSIIYVQLDRGLVAQLDYLQKENEISAPDESVFEFSVEPDNILKELNGFEKKSPSVLYEFSIEKSSESRPFDLGLTWKRPVVWSCQKAPLHASRFLMGSGNERGAIAISLRSMEVSDRLHTDTSEGSCKLEVKVFQVVPWYIKVYYHTLQVFVDEQPQAVSDVVEKMRVSPSVDKVSPGVMEMVLKFPCGMKSAAIISDFDKGFLHIDEYPPDANQGFDIPSAIISFPHFHTSIQFFKDKSVDKSSILSRFQENSAVLAYTEVLLVPLTTPDFSMPYNVITITCTIYALYFGALLNVLRRRVGMEERLAKSKDANKPGRPLQLRSRLSAKLRGRPYQPPRQSSTPSSFISRKLILVILVAGIGVYWQIYFE, encoded by the exons ATGGAATTATCCTTTACTCAAGGCCGATGGAATTATGATCGCTGGGGTGCGTTTGATCCCGTAGCAAGCAACAATGCCAAGCCTCCTGGAGTGGAGTTGTGGGCTGTTTTTGATGTCCCTCATGAGCAGGTGGATGATTCTTGGAAGAATTTAACCCATGCTCTTTCGGGTCTCTTTTGTGCATCAATTAACTTCCTGGAATCGTCTACGACGTTTTCTGCCCCTGAATGGGGCTATCGCCCGGCGGCAGGCAGTCTGAGGTATGGTACATTGCCCCGTGAGGCTGTTTGTACTGAGAACCTAACTCCCTGGCTCAAGCTCCTTCCTTGTAGAGATAAAGCTGGGCTTTCTGTGTTAATGGATAGACCATCTATATACAAAGGATTTTATCATTCACAGCAATTGCGCTTGGCCTCAAGTGAAATCGAATCAGAAGGTGTAGGCTTAGGAATTGTTCTTCAGCAAACACTCACAGTTGTTGTAGAACCCAATAGTCAGAGATCTGCTATAACTTATTCACACGAGACAAAATTACAACCAAGTTGGTCGTTGACTTCAATTTTTGGGAGGAAGGTCAGTGGAAGATGTGTGCTTGCCAAGTCTTCCATCATATACGTTCAGCTTGATAGGGGACTTGTTGCTCAACTGGATTATTTGcagaaagaaaatgagataTCTGCCCCTGATGAATCTGTCTTTGAGTTTTCAGTCGAGCCAGACAATATCTTAAAAGAActgaatggttttgaaaagaaGAGTCCAtctgttttatatgaattttctATTGAGAAGTCCAGTGAGTCTAGGCCATTTGATTTAGGCCTAACTTGGAAGCGTCCTGTAGTTTGGTCTTGTCAGAAAGCACCGCTGCACGCTAGTAGGTTCTTGATGGGAAGTGGGAATGAAAGGGGTGCTATCGCAATATCCTTGAGATCTATGGAAGTGAGTGATCGGTTGCATACTGATACAAGTGAAGGCAGCTGCAAATTGGAAGTCAAAGTCTTCCAAGTTGTGCCTTGGTATATTAAGGTTTATTATCATACACTGCAAGTGTTTGTTGATGAACAACCTCAAGCAGTTTCAGATGTCGTTGAAAAGATGCGTGTTTCACCTTCTGTAGACAAGGTGTCACCTGGGGTGATGGAGATGGTCCTGAAATTCCCTTGTGGAATGAAATCAGCTGCTATAATCTCAGATTTTGATAAG GGCTTTTTGCATATTGATGAATATCCGCCAGATGCCAATCAAGGATTTGATATTCCATCAGCCATAATAAGCTTTCCCCACTTCCATACAAGCATACAATTTTTCAAAGATAAATCTGTGGATAAGTCGTCCATCTTATCTAGATTCCAG gaaAACAGCGCTGTTCTGGCATACACAGAAGTATTACTTGTACCCTTGACAACACCCGATTTTAGCATGCCTTACAATGTTATCACAATTACATGCACTATCTATGCTTTGTATTTTGGTGCTTTGCTCAATGTGCTTCGAAGGCGTGTTGGCATGGAGGAAAGACTTGCGAAGAGCAAAG ATGCCAATAAACCTGGTCGGCCCCTTCAGCTGCGATCTAGGTTGTCTGCTAAGCTTAGAGGAAGACCATACCAGCCACCTCGTCAATCCAGCACTCCATCATCCTTCATCAGTCGAAAACTGATACTTGTTATCCTTGTGGCTGGGATTGGTGTCTATTGGCAAATTTATTTTGAATGA
- the LOC126606855 gene encoding uncharacterized protein LOC126606855 isoform X2 — translation MALLLLLRLVLLLSLLLSAPILRSQAASGSIAKEEDFSEELLLRPLLDRKVLAHFHFWSRAPHTSSNGCHHHLFPKAISQLVKKFHVKEMELSFTQGRWNYDRWGAFDPVASNNAKPPGVELWAVFDVPHEQVDDSWKNLTHALSGLFCASINFLESSTTFSAPEWGYRPAAGSLRYGTLPREAVCTENLTPWLKLLPCRDKAGLSVLMDRPSIYKGFYHSQQLRLASSEIESEGVGLGIVLQQTLTVVVEPNSQRSAITYSHETKLQPSWSLTSIFGRKVSGRCVLAKSSIIYVQLDRGLVAQLDYLQKENEISAPDESVFEFSVEPDNILKELNGFEKKSPSVLYEFSIEKSSESRPFDLGLTWKRPVVWSCQKAPLHASRFLMGSGNERGAIAISLRSMEVSDRLHTDTSEGSCKLEVKVFQVVPWYIKVYYHTLQVFVDEQPQAVSDVVEKMRVSPSVDKVSPGVMEMVLKFPCGMKSAAIISDFDKGFLHIDEYPPDANQGFDIPSAIISFPHFHTSIQFFKDKSVDKSSILSRFQENSAVLAYTEVLLVPLTTPDFSMPYNVITITCTIYALYFGALLNVLRRRVGMEERLAKSKDANKPGRPLQLRSRLSAKLRGRPYQPPRQSSTPSSFISRKLILVILVAGIGVYWQIYFE, via the exons A TTGCTTCTGAGGCCATTGCTGGATCGAAAGGTGCTGGCTCACTTCCACTTCTGGAGCAGGGCCCCACATACTAGCTCCAATGGCTGCCACCACCATCTCTTCCCCAAAGCCATATCTCAGCTG GTTAAGAAGTTTCATGTTAAGGAAATGGAATTATCCTTTACTCAAGGCCGATGGAATTATGATCGCTGGGGTGCGTTTGATCCCGTAGCAAGCAACAATGCCAAGCCTCCTGGAGTGGAGTTGTGGGCTGTTTTTGATGTCCCTCATGAGCAGGTGGATGATTCTTGGAAGAATTTAACCCATGCTCTTTCGGGTCTCTTTTGTGCATCAATTAACTTCCTGGAATCGTCTACGACGTTTTCTGCCCCTGAATGGGGCTATCGCCCGGCGGCAGGCAGTCTGAGGTATGGTACATTGCCCCGTGAGGCTGTTTGTACTGAGAACCTAACTCCCTGGCTCAAGCTCCTTCCTTGTAGAGATAAAGCTGGGCTTTCTGTGTTAATGGATAGACCATCTATATACAAAGGATTTTATCATTCACAGCAATTGCGCTTGGCCTCAAGTGAAATCGAATCAGAAGGTGTAGGCTTAGGAATTGTTCTTCAGCAAACACTCACAGTTGTTGTAGAACCCAATAGTCAGAGATCTGCTATAACTTATTCACACGAGACAAAATTACAACCAAGTTGGTCGTTGACTTCAATTTTTGGGAGGAAGGTCAGTGGAAGATGTGTGCTTGCCAAGTCTTCCATCATATACGTTCAGCTTGATAGGGGACTTGTTGCTCAACTGGATTATTTGcagaaagaaaatgagataTCTGCCCCTGATGAATCTGTCTTTGAGTTTTCAGTCGAGCCAGACAATATCTTAAAAGAActgaatggttttgaaaagaaGAGTCCAtctgttttatatgaattttctATTGAGAAGTCCAGTGAGTCTAGGCCATTTGATTTAGGCCTAACTTGGAAGCGTCCTGTAGTTTGGTCTTGTCAGAAAGCACCGCTGCACGCTAGTAGGTTCTTGATGGGAAGTGGGAATGAAAGGGGTGCTATCGCAATATCCTTGAGATCTATGGAAGTGAGTGATCGGTTGCATACTGATACAAGTGAAGGCAGCTGCAAATTGGAAGTCAAAGTCTTCCAAGTTGTGCCTTGGTATATTAAGGTTTATTATCATACACTGCAAGTGTTTGTTGATGAACAACCTCAAGCAGTTTCAGATGTCGTTGAAAAGATGCGTGTTTCACCTTCTGTAGACAAGGTGTCACCTGGGGTGATGGAGATGGTCCTGAAATTCCCTTGTGGAATGAAATCAGCTGCTATAATCTCAGATTTTGATAAG GGCTTTTTGCATATTGATGAATATCCGCCAGATGCCAATCAAGGATTTGATATTCCATCAGCCATAATAAGCTTTCCCCACTTCCATACAAGCATACAATTTTTCAAAGATAAATCTGTGGATAAGTCGTCCATCTTATCTAGATTCCAG gaaAACAGCGCTGTTCTGGCATACACAGAAGTATTACTTGTACCCTTGACAACACCCGATTTTAGCATGCCTTACAATGTTATCACAATTACATGCACTATCTATGCTTTGTATTTTGGTGCTTTGCTCAATGTGCTTCGAAGGCGTGTTGGCATGGAGGAAAGACTTGCGAAGAGCAAAG ATGCCAATAAACCTGGTCGGCCCCTTCAGCTGCGATCTAGGTTGTCTGCTAAGCTTAGAGGAAGACCATACCAGCCACCTCGTCAATCCAGCACTCCATCATCCTTCATCAGTCGAAAACTGATACTTGTTATCCTTGTGGCTGGGATTGGTGTCTATTGGCAAATTTATTTTGAATGA